The sequence below is a genomic window from Desulfopila inferna.
ACCCACCGCTACCCCTTCAATATCCGACCAGCCGGTTTCCGTCTCGTGAAAAAGAGTATCAACGATGCCAATCAGTCTTCTGGAATGGGTTATACTGGAGCTGAACGACAGACAGGCCAGGACCTCGCCGTCCATAAGCGTTCCTCTGGTCAAGGCTACACTGCTGCATCGTGTTGCCGTTTCCAGGGAAAGGATGAGCGGATACTGCGGAGACATCACTGAAACAGCCTCAGGATATCATTGTAGAACACAAAAACCATCAGGGTGGCGAGCAGAGCTATGCCAATCTGCTGCGCGATGATCTGAGCCCGCTCGTTCATAGGCTTTCGCCGAATGGCTTCCACTGTCAGAAAAGCCAGATGGCCGCCATCAAGAACGGGTATCGGCAAGAGGTTGAGAATTCCCAGATTGACGCTCAACAAACCAATGAAATAGGTTAAATTAACCCACCCCTCCCGCATTTGCTCCCCGGCGAGCTGGGCAATGAGGATCGGACCACCCAGTTCGCTAGCAGGAATGACCTGCTGCACTATTTTGGCAAAACCCATGCCGGTGAGATAGATGAAAAGCCATGTTTGCGAGAGCGCATCCTTAAAGGCCTGCAACCCTCCGACAGAGGAGTATTCGACCTCATTGTCCTTGACAATGCCGATCATATAGCGCTCTTCGGTCACTTCGCCAAACATATTTTTGGCATCATCAAGTTCAGGCTTCACCAACACCTCAAGGGTCCTGTTTTCTCTCTGTAGCAGAACATTTATCTCATTACCACCGCTTTCCTTGACCTTGTGAAGGACGTCAACCCAAAGCTTGGTAGGCTGGCCGTTAATTTCCAGCAAAACATCACCCTCCTGGATTCCCGCATGATATGCCGGTGAATCTTCGGTCACCATACCGACCCGAGTGGTTTCTACCGGTTGTGGAACTCCAACAACGCTGAACAGGAAAAAAAAGAGAAAAATGGGAAATATCAGATTAAACACGGGTCCGGCCAGTATGATTAAAAACCTCTGCAGCACACTTTTATGGGCGAACGATACCTTTTTATCGGCTTCCGGCACATCCTGCTCATCGGGGTTTTCACCAAACATCTTGACGTACCCCCCTAGCGGCAGGGCGGAAACGATGTATTCCGTCTCTCCCACAACTCGCCCAAAGAGCTTTGGCCCGAATCCAAGTGAGAACTTGAGTACTCTGACGCCGAAAAGTTTAGCGACAAGAAAATGGCCTAACTCATGAACAAAGATGAGCAGTCCCAAAACCAAAATAAAAGAAAAAAGTGTATTCATCAGCAGGGCAACGTTAAGGATAAATTTGAATGGATCTTGTAAGTTTATATGAAATTAATCATTAAAAGAAGAAATGCGACTACGGCTTACTGCAGTCGTTCTATAAGACGCCGCGCCACACTCCGTGCCTCTCTGTCCGCCTCCAATATATCGTCCAGACTGTTTTCGTCGCCGCTTCTCACTGTCTCCATAGTCTGCGCGACTGTTTCAGCTATTTGCTGAAAAGACAGACGATTATCAAGAAATGCCTCAACAGCTTCTTCATTGGCGGCATTGAGAACCGCGGGAAGGACGCCGCCCTGCTGCAGAGCATCAAAGGACAGGCGCAAAGCGGGAAAACGTCGGTAATCCGGCTCTTCAAAGGCGAGATTGCCGCACTGAGTGAGCCCAAGCCGGTTAAGGCGCAGAGGCAGCCTTTGCGGATAGGACAAGGCATAGGCTATGGGAATACGCATGTCGGGGATTCCTAGTTGAGCAAGGACTGAACCGTCCTGAAACTCAACCAGCGAATGAACAATCGACTGCGGGTGAACCACTACCTCGATATCCTCGCCGCTTATATCAAAAAGCCAGCGCGCTTCGATAACCTCAAGCCCTTTATTCATAAGGGTTGAAGAATCGATTGATATTTTTCTCCCCATGGACCAGTTGGGGTGCTCCAGCGCTTGGGCAGGGGTGACATTCTGCAATTCTGCAACTGTTTTTTCTCTAAACGGTCCTCCGGATGCGGTAAGGATTATCTTATCAACATCCTGCCGTCTCCCTCCTTCGAGGGCCTGGAAGATAGCACTGTGCTCGGAGTCTATCGGGAAAAGCCGGATGCCTCTACGACGAACGGCATCCATGACGATCTTGCCGGCCATCACCAGCGTTTCCTTGTTGGCAAGGCCGATATCCTTGCCTGCCTCAATGGCGGCAAGAGTAGGCAGCAATCCGGCTGCACCGACGATTGCTGACACAGTAAAGTCCGCTTCTGCAAGGGCGCCGACCTGCTCGTTGCCGGAGTTTCCATAAACTATTATGTCGTGAAAATGCGGCGCTACCAGTTTTTTTAAATTCTCGGCATGATGTTCATCGATAACGGAAACACATTTTGGTCTAAACTCCGTCATTTGCTTACTCAGCTCCATCAGGTTTCGTGCTGCGGCAAGTCCCACGATCTCGAAATGCTCGGGGAATTCTCGAACGATTCTAAGAACGTTGACACCAATAGAGCCGGTTGAACCCAGGAGAGAGATTTTTTTCTTCATCATCCGGTGAAAATCAACAGGTAGTAGAGAACGGGAGCAGACAGGAGCAGGGAGTCGATCCTGTCGAGAATACCGCCATGACCAAGGAGTATCTTTCCGGAATCTTTTGTATCTGTTCCCCGCTTGATGATGGATTCGCTCAAATCACCGGCAATGCCGACACCGGTCAGCAGAATTGCCATGGGGACAAGAACGACCCAATTAATGTTATCAAGGAGAAAAACGGCAAATATCACAGCAATGACAAGACCGCTTATCACTCCGCCGATAGCGCCTTCTATCGTCTTATTTGGACTGACATTTCGGCAGAGCTTATGTCTGCCCCAAGTCCTGCCGCTGTAATATGCTCCCGAATCAGAGCCCGCAGTTATGGCCACCAGTATGATGAGCCAGTAATTGCCTTCAGGCACCAGCCACAAAAGAACCAGATGAGCCGCAAAAAATCCGACATAGACGGCACCGAACACGAGCCTGCTTAAGACCCCAAAACTATCGGCTAGTCTGGTATAGTTTGTCAGTATATAACAAATAGATAAAAAAACGGAGAAAAAGAGCCCGCCACAGAGTCCGGCTTCGTGCCATAAACCGCTGAGAATGACGGGAAGCGCGAGGGAGGTGGAAAGCATCAGCAATTCGGGATTGCCGGTATCCGACGGCAGCGCCATTTTCAGATATTCATGAGCGCCGATTAAAGCTATAATTACAACAACCAGCCAAAAGGCAGAAAAAGAACCGCTGAGGAGTAAAAAAAGCCAGCAGGAGGCCAGCGCAATACCCGGTACAATTCTTTTCATCTCTATCCGGTCCTCAGCTGTGCCCCGGTCTTGCCGAAGCGGCGCTCTCTGTTCTGATATTCCGCCAGGGAATTCAAGAAAGCATCTTTTCTGTAGTCAGGCCACATTGTTTCGGTGAAAATTATCTCGGCATAGGAGGCCTGCCACAACAGAAAGTTGGATAATCGCTTCTCTCCTCCGGTTCGGATAAGAAGATCAGGATCGCAAAGATCGGAAGTATAGAGATTATCAGAAATTGTATCCTGGTTAATGTCGCCGCTGTCAAGTATTCCCTGCCGGCACATGTCGGCGATTTTTCTGACTGCATGGACAATTTCATCACGTGATCCATAACTCAAGGCAAGATTGAGAATAAGCTTATCGTTTTTCTTGGTCTTATCAATGGAATCAAGCAGTACGCCACGAACACCGTCTGGTATTCTATGAAGGTCGCCGATACAGGAAAGCCTGATATTGTTGCTGAGCATCCGGGAAAGCTCTGACTCCAGATAGTTCTGAAGAATCGACATCAAGCCGGAAACCTCACCATCGGGTCTCTTCCAGTTTTCGCTGGAGAAAGCATATAGAGTCAACACTTCAATGCCTATTTCTCCGGCGACCTCGACAATTTCCCTGACTGTTGAAGCACCGGCCTTATGCCCATAGAGCCGTGGTTTTTTTCTTTGTTCGGCCCATCTGCCGTTGCCATCCATGACTATGGCAACATGACGGGGTAATCTGGTTTGATCAAGCTCAGGATCCGTTGGCATAATAAACTGATAAGAGATAAGTCGGTCAAAAGAGAACGTCGCCGTAAACGGGTCCGCAATGAGGGTAAAGAGTAGCGCCGGTTGAGTTGGGCTTTAGTGCCTTACTTTTTAAAAACCGTCACAAAATATAAACTGAAAATGTATTTAAATCATGAATCGGCCTCTACAGCCAAACCATTTATACCCCTCAAGAGGGGACTGTAAAGAGTCCAGCTCGGCTGGATTAGACCTCCATGACTTCCTTTTCTTTGGAGGCGGTAATCTCGTCAATTTTTTTAATATGACTGTCGGTTTCAACCTGAGCTTCTTCCTGAAGTTTGAACAAATCATCTTCAGAAATTTCTTTATCTTTTTTCTGCTTTTTCAGGATGTCAATAGCATCACGCCGGGCATTGCGCACGGCGACGCGAAACTCCTCCGCCACTTTTTTCACCTGTTTGACAAGTTCCCTGCGCCTCTCCTCCGTAAGCTGGGGGATATTCAATCGAATTATCTTGCCATCACTCACAGGGGTAAGGCCGATGCTGGCTTTGAGAAGCGCTTTTTCAATCGCTGGAAGCATCTGCGGATCCCAGGGCTGAATAGAAATCATTCTGCTCTCCGGAATGGTAAGCGTGCCAACTTGATTAAGAGGCATCGAACTGCCGTAGGCGTCTACCATGATATCCTCCAAAAGCGCAAGTGAAGCGCGCCCGGTCCGGACCTTCGAGAGCTCCTGCCTGAAAGCTTCGACACTTTTCTCCATTTTTTCGGACATTTCAAAAATCACATCACTCATTGTCTGCACCTCTCCTGTACTGCTTATACGATGTTTATTCCGCGCTGATAATAGTACCGATACTCTGTCCACTTACTGCTTTAAGTATATTACCAGGTGTATTCATGTTCAGAACCAGAATAGTCTTTTTATCACCTTTTGCCAGAGCGATAGCCGTTGCATCCATTACCCGAAGATCCTTGATAAGGACTTCATCAAAAGTTAGCTTCTCGTAGCGTATAGCTCCTTGATGTACGACAGGATCCTTGTCAAAAACACCGTCTACCTTTGTGGCCTTGATGATGATATCGGCATTAATCTCCAATGCCCTCAGGACACCGGCGGAATCTGTGGTGAAATAAGGGTTGCCGGTTCCAGCGGCAAAAATGACAGCTCTACCCTTTTCCAGATGACGAGTTGCCTTCCTTCTGATATAGGGTTCACATACCGACTGCATAGGTATAGCCGACATTACCCTGGTATCTACGCCGACACGCTCCAGGGCGTCCTGCAGGGCCAGACTATTCATGACAGTTGCCAGCATCCCCATATTATCGGCGGTCGCTCTGTCCATACCCTTGCTGGCGCCGGCAACACCTCGAAAGATATTGCCTGCACCAATCACTAGGCCAGGTTGAACACCCAGGTCGATGATCTCTTTTATTTCTTTTGCGACATAGGCAATGACATCGGTGTTGATTCCGTAAGAATCGTCACCCATTAGAGCCTCACCACTGAGCTTCAACAATACCCGTTTGTACTCTATGTGCATCGCATGATCTCCGCTGAGTTTTTTGGAAAAGGAGAAGAAGTTTACTGCAGGCCTCCGGCAGTCGAATTATGACAATCCTGAGAAATAGATCTTTCTCTCAAGCTCACTTTTGTGCTATGAATTCACCCTAAACAAGGTTAAACTTCAGTTAAGAACTTGACCTTACAGCCTTATTGAGTGAGCATGACTCCGAACCGCCAAAGTGTCAAAGTATCCTGATTTACTCTTCGCCTATCTGGAAACGGACAAATCGTTTAATCGAAATATTTTCTCCCATCTTACCAACCAGATCAGTGAGAATATCCTGAATTGAGCGTTCCGGATCCTTGACAAATTTTTGCTCGAGAAGGACGATTTCGGCAATAAATTTCTCAACCTTGCCGGTCACCATCTTCTCAATGATGTTTTCGGGTTTTCCGGATTCCAGTGCCTGTTGGATATAGATATCCTTCTCTCTGGCTACGATATCTTCCGGCACTTCTTCGCGGGTAACGGAAACAGGATTGGCAGCGGCAATATGCATGGCTATATCGCGGGCAAAATCGTTAAATTGATCCGTCTTCGCGACAAAATCGGTCTCACAGCCGACCTCAACCATTACACCGAGTTTCCCGCCGGCATGAATATAGGTGGCAATTACACCTTCGCTGGTCGCTCTGCCCGCGCGTTTTGCGGCAACAGCAAGACCTTTCTGGCGAAGAAGATCAATAGCCCTTTCCATATCGCCATTGGTTTCAGTCAACGCCTTTTTACAATCCATCATGCCTGCAGCGGTCTTATCGCGCAGCTCCTTTACCATCTTGCTTGTTATAGTCATGGTAAATCCTCCATTAGTCAGCGCCGGGGCGCTTTCTCTTTCATTTATGAAAACGTAAAGCTTCTATAAACCAAAGCCTTTGCGTTAATACGGAATAAAGGGGCTGCCACAGAAGACAGCCCCTATAAATCTTGAACATCACATAGTGCACGTTGTGCTTTTACCTGGCTGCTACTCTTTTTCAGAAACCTCAGAGGCTGCAGGACTTTCCGGAACTGCGGGAGCGGCCGGAGCCGATTCCATGCCAGCAGCTTCAGCCTCGCCATGAGCGGCGGCCATAGCTTCTTCTGAAGCCTCTTCGCCATCTTTTGCAGCCTGGCCACGCAGTACGGCCTCAGCCATCTGGTTGCTGATCAGACGAATGGACCGGATGGCGTCATCATTTCCTGGGATAATATAATCGATTCCATCGGGATCACAGTTGGTATCGGCAATGGCGACTACTGGAATATCAAGCTTTCTCGCCTCACTGACACCGATTGATTCTTTTCGGGGATCGACAACAAAGATAACACTCGGCAAAGATCGCATGTCTTTTATGCCGCCGATATTTCTCTCAAGCTTGATCCTTTCCTTCTCCATCAGCAGAATTTCTTTTTTAGGAAATCGGTTGATGGAACCATCCTCCTGCATCGATTCGATAGCTTTTAATCGATCAACACTATTTTTTATGGTTTGAAAGTTGGTCAGCATGCCGCCCAGCCATCTATGGTCAACATAATACATACCGCAACGCCGCGCCTCTTCTTTTATAATGGCCTGTGCCTGTCTTTTGGTGCCGACAAAAAGAACGGTTCCACCATTAGCGACTTCATTTTCGACAAAACTGCAGGCCTTGTCGAACAGTCTTTTGGTAAGATCCAGATTGATTATATAGATGCCGTTGCGTGGTCCGTATATATACGGTTTCATCTTCGGATTCCAGCGACGTGTCTGATGACCGAAATGCAGACCAGCCTGAAGCATATCTTTTACACTTACATTTGCCATTTTTAAATCTCCTTTTCTGGTTTTTCCGCCATCCCCATTTAATCACCTTTAATCGATGACACCAGTTGTTCAGGGATGTGTGTTATTTAGCTGCCTGTTGAGAGGATGCTTTCCTCATGTTTACAAAAGTAAAACAAATCTGTTTACCATGACAGGCTATATATTGCAAGAATTCCTCGACTCATTGCCTTTTTATGAGTGAAGATTTTCCTGAAAAGATTAACTTAAGCCATTCAAAACCGAATTTAAGCAATTCACTATCCTCGCTGAGGATCCGCCTTTTAAGATCCTTGGCCATCTTAAACTGCTGTAAAACATTTTTCTGTTCTACAAATCCGCGAAAACCGTCTATATCATAACAAACCATAAAAGCGAATCGTTGTTTTTCACCGCCAACACCTTCCCCTTTCCATGGATTAGTTGAAAATAATGTATCAATTTCACCCCAGAGGTCATTCATGAGATTAAACTGCTCCAGTCGCTGCTGGCGAACCCACTGCTTTACCGTCAGATTTTGCTCTTCCTCATGCCCCATACAGTAATCATGATTGGTCATGAAGTAGAACTCTCTCTGCCGGTCCGCACTGGGTTTTCTGTCGATGGCTCGCTCGAGAGGATATGTCCTGCAGGCAGAAGGCCTGTCACTGTAAACGGTACAACCGCCGGAACCGAGAAACGGACACCAACCCCTCTCATCAAGTTTGAGCATCACCGCGGGAAAATAAGGGTTATCGCCACTAACCACGCGGGAATGCTGATACAGGAATTCTTCAGAATCAAGCTTAACTGCCTGCCTTAATCGCAGTATATCATAGGGGAAGAGCTGCATGTCGACATTTTTGCAGCACAGGGTAAAACAGGACACTCCCGGATGACAGGAAAAGGTAAAGGGGCTGCTCTCGAGGGGAACCATTCCTTCGGGAAATATTTTTTCCATACAAAAACCTTCCTAACCCAGCTAAGCTTGATAAGAACCTTTAGACCACAAATAAAAAAGCTGGTATGAGTATAATACTCATCCCAGCTTTTTCAACGTTTCAGCTCATGCGGAAAAAAAACGAATTTACTCTTCGCTTGCTTCTTCACCGAGATCTTCTTCATATCCGACAAGTTCAATGATTGCCATTGAAGCGGCATCGCCCTGGCGTGTGCCGGTTCTGATAATCCGGGTGTAGCCGCCATTGCGGTCAGCAAATTGACTACTGATCTGATCAAATAATTTAGTGACGACGTCCTGCTTCCTGATGTAACTCAGCGCCTGGCGCTTGGCATGCAAGTCTCCACGCTTGGCGAGTGTAATCATTTTCTCAGCGATAGGACGTACTTCCTTAGCCTTCTCAGCAGTGGTTACGATACGCTCATGCTCAAAAAGCGAGGTAACCATGTTTCGAAACATGGCTTCACGATGGGAGCTGGTACGACCAAGCTTTCTGCCGGATTTTTTGTGTCTCATGTATCTATCCTCAACTTATGTTGATAGTTTCAGTTGGCTCTATTGTCGCCTTCGTTATACGAAGACCTACCTGGTGTCTGTCGATGGACGGACACAACCTTATTCATCCTCGCTGGGAACTCTGTCCGGAGGTGTCCAGTTCTCAAATTTCATGCCCAGGCTCAGTCCCATTTCCGACAGCAGCGACTTAATTTCATTGAGAGACTTTCGTCCGAAATTTTTGGTCTTCAGCATCTCTTGATCGGTTTTCTGCGCCAGGTCCCCGATAAAATGAATCTCTGCATTCTTCAGACAATTAGCTGAACGTACAGACAGCTCAAGATCTTCAACCGGTTTGTCAAGATAGGGATTAAGAGGCTCGACATCCTGCTCTTCCTCATCGGCCTTTTCAGGCTCGGCGGCTTCCTCATCAAAATTAATGAAAATAGTCATCTGCTCCTTGAGGATTTTTGCAGCATAGGCTACAGCGCTCTCGGGTTTGATGGAGCCATCCGTTTCTATTTCCAGGGTCAACTTATCATAATCGGTTCGCTGACCAACCCTGGCCTGAGAGACCACGAACTGGATGCTCTTGACCGGAGTAAATATCGCATCGATAGGGATTTGGCCGATTGACAGATTTTCTTTATCCTGCTGTTCGGCAGGCTGATATCCCTTCCCCCACTCAACGGTCATTTCAGCTATAAAGGTTGTCTCTCCGGTAAGGGTACAGATAACCTGTTCAGGATTCATGATCTCCACGATACCACCAGAGCTGATAATATCTCCGGCAGTAACCACACAGGGCCCTTTTTTCTCAATCCGGACTACCTTTGAGTCCTCGCTGTTAAGTTTGGTGCGCACCTGTTTGATGTTGAGTATGATCTCACTGACATCTTCGGAAATATCCTTCATTGAGGTAAACTCATGCAGGGCGCCTTCAATCTTGACAGTGGTGATGGCTGCACCCTGAATGGCTGCAAGAAGGATACGTCGCAAAGAATTGCCAATCGTGGTCGCAAACCCTCTTTCAAGCGGCTGGCAAATAAATTTACCGTAGTACTCGGTATGGCTTTCCTTGTCCACTTCAAGTTTCTCAGGCGCTATGAGTTCATGCCAGTTCCGATAAAATGGTATATTTTCCTCGACAATCTGGGTCATATAAATCCTTCTTTGTTTTTTCTACGACTTTAAAAAGCGTAAAAACCCTAAAGGGTGACACCGATCCTTTCTCTACTGGAAACGGCCGGTGTCAATCCAATAAGGCGCTTAAATCTGTAACAGCCGACAATAAGAATATCCAATTGCCGGCATGGTAAGACTGTTACTTGGAATACAGTTCTACTATCAACTGTTCCTGAATTGGCATTGTCATTTCTTCACGGTTCGGCATTGCCTTCACAGTAGCCTTATAGGCGTCTTTATCAAGTTCGAGCCAGCTGGGAACACCACGTCGCGCCACAGCCTCAAGACTTTCGTTGATTATAGCATTAGCCCGGCTTTTCTCTTTCAGAGTGATAACATCATTCTCAGATATCAAATAAGAGGGAATATTCACCTTCTTTCCGTTCACAAGGATATGGCCATGTCTTACCACCTGCCTTGCCTGATCTCGGGAAGATGCAAATCCGGCACGGAACGCGGTGTTATCAAGACGTCTCTCCAGGAGAACAAGAAGATTCTCACCTGTAACACCTTTTTGACGCTCAGCTCTGTCGAAAGTAAGGCGGAACTGCTTCTCCAGCATACCATACATTGACTTTACTTTCTGCTTTTCGCGCAACTGTACAGCATAGTCGGATAACTTACGAAAACGTGACTGACCATGTTGTCCTGGTCCAAAAGCACGTCTCTCAAATGCGCATTTATCTGAATAGCACCTATCGCCCTTCAGAAATAATTTCAGATTTTCACGTCTGCACCGTCTACATACAGCCCCTATATTTCTAGCCAACTTTGACCTCCGCTCTTCGTATAAATTTATGCACCTTAATCAGCGTTCGCAATTGTTACACTCGGCGACGCTTAGGAGGCTTGCATCCGTTATGAGGAACCGGAGTAACATCGTAAATACGGCTAACTTCAAAGCCGGTATTAATCAAGGCTCTGAGTGCAGCCTCTCTTCCTGGCCCCGGGCCCTTTACCTTTACCTCAATTTTGCGCATTCCCTGATCGGCGGCTTTTTTTGCGGCATCCGCTACAGCATTCTGAGCAGCGAAGGGAGTACTTTTCCGCGAACCCTTGAACCCTAGAACGCCGGCGCTGCACCAGGAGATCACATTCCCCTGCTTATCAGAGATTGTCACTATGGTATTATTGAAGGTAGAGTAAATACTGACGACACCTTCCGGTACGTTCTTTTTAACCTTCTTCTTCACTCGTGCTTCTGCACGTTTACCTTTTGCCATTACAACACCTGTTAAATTTAATTATTTTTTACGTGCAGCACCACGACGCGGTCCTTTTTTGGTTCGCGCATTGGTTTTGGTTTTCTGACCACGGCATGGCAATCCCATGCGGTGCCGGCGTCCACGATAGCAGCCAAGGTCCATAAGCCTTTTGATGTCCATGGAGACTTCACGTCTCCTGTCACCTTCTACCGTATATTCATCTTCAATAACTTTACGGATTCTGGAAACATCGTCACCGTCGAGGTCATCACTACTCATCGTATACGGCAGATCTACCTTATCCAATATTTTTCTGGCAGAAGTCAAACCGATACCATGAATATAGGTAAGGGCTATGTCGATATGTTTGTTCTTTGGTAGGTCAACACCAGCTATACGTGCCAAAATGTATCTCCTTAAACAAGTGGGAATAATCTAAGCGACAAAAATCTATTATCCCTGTCTCTGCTTATGTTTTTTAATCTTACAGGAAACGCGTACAAGACCATTGCGTTTATATACTTTACAAGCACTGCACATTTTTTTAACGGATGATCTTACTTTCATAATTTTTCTCTGCTATTTCTTTTTAGAGTTTTTGGATCTGAATGTTACTCTTCCACGAGATAGATCGTAGGGTGATAACTCAACCGTTACTCTGTCGCCGGGCAATATTTTTATAAAATGCATTCTCATTTTCCCGGATATATGAGCCAGCACTTTGTGGCCGTTATCGAGTTCGACACGGAACATTGCGTTGGGCAATGGTTCGATTATAGTGCCTTCAACTTCAATAGCTTCTTCTTTTGCCATGGAGGCTCCCGAATGTTATTAGTCCCTTACAGATTACTTTTCTTATACTGCAGCAAAATGATTTCCCGAAGGTCCTTATCCAGCACTGGCGGAGAGCGTCTTAGAGATAGTTTCCCTGTGTCTTTCCCAAAAAAATATCACTAAGGCACTTACACAACGAGGCCGGGTTAGTATTAATTCAAAAACTCGTTATTATAATCTATTCTACCACAAAAGAGAAGGATTTTTTTAATCTACTCAAAATTGTCACGAGAACTAAGGACAAGCGGTCCATCAGCAGTAACGGCGACTGAGTGTTCGAAATGCGCAGACGGCTTCTTATCTGCAGTTATGACAGTCCAGCCATCTTTGAGTACTTTCACCTTATGTGTTCCGGCATTGACCATAGGTTCGATGGCCAGAACGAGTCCTTCGACAATTCTCGGCATGCGGTCATCCTGGACGAAATTTGGAATCTCAGGACCTTCATGAAGAGACGTACCGATGCCGTGGCCCACAAACTGGCGGACAACGGAAAAACCATTCTGCTCTACATATCCCTGTACCGCAGCGGAAATATCGGATATGCGGTTGCCGATTTGCACTTTTTCTATAGCCAGTTCCAGGGAACGTTTGGTTACATCCAGCAGTCTTCTGGTCTGCGCAGAAATATTACCAACCGGCAGGGTTATTGCGGAATCGCCGAAATATCCCTTGTATTCAACGCCGAAATCTATGGAGATGATATCTCCCTTTTTCAGCTTACACTTTTTTGATGGTATACCGTGTACCACCTGCTCATTCACCGATACACACAAGCTGCCGGGAAATCCACGGTACCCTTTGAAAGCAGGTCTGACTTTCTTCCTGGCACAGAAATCTTCAGCGAGCCTGTCAAGTTCCCAGGTGGTCACTCCCGCTTCGACATGTCGTTTAACAAGAATCAAGGCCTCAGCTACGATCTGGTTAGCCTCCTGCATGATGCTGATCTCATCAGCGCTTTTCACCACCATCGTTTTTGGTTCCTCAACTGTGCCCACGTCACAAAACCCTCTAGCTCCGGCCTTTGATCCGTCCCTGCTTCATAAATCCTTCGTAGTTTCTCATTACCAGATGGGATTCTATCTGCGAGATTGTGTCGATACCGACACCTACGACGATAAGTAGAGCAGTTCCTCCAAAATAAAAGGGTATGTTAAACTGCGAAATCAGCACGGTTGGCAATACACAGATCACACTAAGGTAAATCGCCCCAA
It includes:
- the frr gene encoding ribosome recycling factor, coding for MSDVIFEMSEKMEKSVEAFRQELSKVRTGRASLALLEDIMVDAYGSSMPLNQVGTLTIPESRMISIQPWDPQMLPAIEKALLKASIGLTPVSDGKIIRLNIPQLTEERRRELVKQVKKVAEEFRVAVRNARRDAIDILKKQKKDKEISEDDLFKLQEEAQVETDSHIKKIDEITASKEKEVMEV
- the rpsB gene encoding 30S ribosomal protein S2 — encoded protein: MANVSVKDMLQAGLHFGHQTRRWNPKMKPYIYGPRNGIYIINLDLTKRLFDKACSFVENEVANGGTVLFVGTKRQAQAIIKEEARRCGMYYVDHRWLGGMLTNFQTIKNSVDRLKAIESMQEDGSINRFPKKEILLMEKERIKLERNIGGIKDMRSLPSVIFVVDPRKESIGVSEARKLDIPVVAIADTNCDPDGIDYIIPGNDDAIRSIRLISNQMAEAVLRGQAAKDGEEASEEAMAAAHGEAEAAGMESAPAAPAVPESPAASEVSEKE
- a CDS encoding 1-deoxy-D-xylulose-5-phosphate reductoisomerase, with product MKKKISLLGSTGSIGVNVLRIVREFPEHFEIVGLAAARNLMELSKQMTEFRPKCVSVIDEHHAENLKKLVAPHFHDIIVYGNSGNEQVGALAEADFTVSAIVGAAGLLPTLAAIEAGKDIGLANKETLVMAGKIVMDAVRRRGIRLFPIDSEHSAIFQALEGGRRQDVDKIILTASGGPFREKTVAELQNVTPAQALEHPNWSMGRKISIDSSTLMNKGLEVIEARWLFDISGEDIEVVVHPQSIVHSLVEFQDGSVLAQLGIPDMRIPIAYALSYPQRLPLRLNRLGLTQCGNLAFEEPDYRRFPALRLSFDALQQGGVLPAVLNAANEEAVEAFLDNRLSFQQIAETVAQTMETVRSGDENSLDDILEADREARSVARRLIERLQ
- a CDS encoding phosphatidate cytidylyltransferase, with product MKRIVPGIALASCWLFLLLSGSFSAFWLVVVIIALIGAHEYLKMALPSDTGNPELLMLSTSLALPVILSGLWHEAGLCGGLFFSVFLSICYILTNYTRLADSFGVLSRLVFGAVYVGFFAAHLVLLWLVPEGNYWLIILVAITAGSDSGAYYSGRTWGRHKLCRNVSPNKTIEGAIGGVISGLVIAVIFAVFLLDNINWVVLVPMAILLTGVGIAGDLSESIIKRGTDTKDSGKILLGHGGILDRIDSLLLSAPVLYYLLIFTG
- a CDS encoding isoprenyl transferase; protein product: MPTDPELDQTRLPRHVAIVMDGNGRWAEQRKKPRLYGHKAGASTVREIVEVAGEIGIEVLTLYAFSSENWKRPDGEVSGLMSILQNYLESELSRMLSNNIRLSCIGDLHRIPDGVRGVLLDSIDKTKKNDKLILNLALSYGSRDEIVHAVRKIADMCRQGILDSGDINQDTISDNLYTSDLCDPDLLIRTGGEKRLSNFLLWQASYAEIIFTETMWPDYRKDAFLNSLAEYQNRERRFGKTGAQLRTG
- the pyrH gene encoding UMP kinase, which codes for MHIEYKRVLLKLSGEALMGDDSYGINTDVIAYVAKEIKEIIDLGVQPGLVIGAGNIFRGVAGASKGMDRATADNMGMLATVMNSLALQDALERVGVDTRVMSAIPMQSVCEPYIRRKATRHLEKGRAVIFAAGTGNPYFTTDSAGVLRALEINADIIIKATKVDGVFDKDPVVHQGAIRYEKLTFDEVLIKDLRVMDATAIALAKGDKKTILVLNMNTPGNILKAVSGQSIGTIISAE
- the tsf gene encoding translation elongation factor Ts produces the protein MTITSKMVKELRDKTAAGMMDCKKALTETNGDMERAIDLLRQKGLAVAAKRAGRATSEGVIATYIHAGGKLGVMVEVGCETDFVAKTDQFNDFARDIAMHIAAANPVSVTREEVPEDIVAREKDIYIQQALESGKPENIIEKMVTGKVEKFIAEIVLLEQKFVKDPERSIQDILTDLVGKMGENISIKRFVRFQIGEE
- the rseP gene encoding RIP metalloprotease RseP, translated to MNTLFSFILVLGLLIFVHELGHFLVAKLFGVRVLKFSLGFGPKLFGRVVGETEYIVSALPLGGYVKMFGENPDEQDVPEADKKVSFAHKSVLQRFLIILAGPVFNLIFPIFLFFFLFSVVGVPQPVETTRVGMVTEDSPAYHAGIQEGDVLLEINGQPTKLWVDVLHKVKESGGNEINVLLQRENRTLEVLVKPELDDAKNMFGEVTEERYMIGIVKDNEVEYSSVGGLQAFKDALSQTWLFIYLTGMGFAKIVQQVIPASELGGPILIAQLAGEQMREGWVNLTYFIGLLSVNLGILNLLPIPVLDGGHLAFLTVEAIRRKPMNERAQIIAQQIGIALLATLMVFVFYNDILRLFQ